The Podospora pseudocomata strain CBS 415.72m chromosome 3, whole genome shotgun sequence genome window below encodes:
- a CDS encoding hypothetical protein (EggNog:ENOG503PD2M) — protein sequence MDPAKLPVHALNDHHRHLLIRAISRVLVTDIAETTFAQILDGLPTAEVGDDCSDGELPDDHPLREKHRQLCPGVLDTVRQFRDSFRPETLEIDAEVLHSYQTSLPGSRAFKTRLVELVAILLHQAGVMFFKLDTSLHKHDAITEWAPPKDDDLYWRFYPKGPFPTLFRHPWYVDHDQYPDGVADMVGYRAEARIWGGVVLFDRRSSDDTPEADEHAIYLHPNRDLVTYRICRLLEDQKRALLAFLTADTPEECPLPILPTDENTHRVDPEEPLGLTGIYRNIWERKDLLIDGPDSRNRASQDFLNFPTRADQLAAKRRLRLRRQREAELMASYDRGDVEERPETFD from the coding sequence ATGGACCCAGCGAAGCTTCCAGTTCATGCCCTCAAcgatcaccaccgccatctcctAATCCGAGCCATTTCACGTGTTCTCGTAACTGATATCGCTGAGACTACATTCGCACAGATCCTCGATGGACTTCCGACGGCTGAGGTCGGCGATGACTGCTCAGATGGTGAGCTTCCAGATGACCATCCCTTGCGCGAAAAACATCGCCAACTTTGTCCTGGCGTGCTGGACACGGTACGCCAGTTTCGCGACTCATTCCGGCCTGAAACCTTAGAAATCGACGCAGAAGTTCTACACTCCTATCAAACTTCGCTGCCCGGCTCTCGAGCATTTAAGACTCGCCTGGTAGAGCTTGTTGCCATCCTACTACACCAAGCAGGCGTAATGTTCTTCAAGCTCGACACAAGTCTTCACAAACACGATGCCATCACTGAGTGGGCGCCTCCAAAAGACGATGACCTATACTGGCGTTTCTACCCAAAAGGCCCTTTCCCAACACTTTTCAGACATCCTTGGTATGTCGACCATGACCAGTATCCCGACGGTGTAGCCGATATGGTTGGTTACCGGGCTGAGGCAAGAatttgggggggtgttgtgCTGTTTGACCGACGCTCCTCTGATGACACACCAGAGGCCGACGAACACGCGATATATCTCCATCCAAACAGGGATCTCGTGACTTACCGAATTTGCCGCCTCCTCGAGGACCAGAAGCGTGCCCTTCTCGCCTTCCTGACCGCGGACACTCCGGAAGAGTGTCCGCTACCCATCCTTCCAACAGATGAAAATACTCATCGAGTCGATCCGGAGGAACCGCTAGGCTTGACAGGCATCTATCGCAACATTTGGGAGCGCAAAGATCTTCTCATTGATGGGCCGGATAGTAGGAACAGAGCTTCGCAAGACTTTCTGAATTTCCCTACCCGTGCCGATCAACTGGCGGCAAAAAGACGATTACGCTTACGCCGGCAGAGAGAGGCTGAGCTTATGGCTTCATATGACCGTGGGGACGTCGAGGAAAGGCCAGAAACCTTTGACTGA
- a CDS encoding hypothetical protein (EggNog:ENOG503PFDA; COG:S) gives MSSPFHLALPPMAPAVPLARVPGPKLQHFTPTGQANIEFIEERPDYKVWKVSSDGHGPYALKMFLFRTWETLSETSGKYAASLAKPEFYVDYLTPFSCECRAYGRSKQEGREDLAVKSHGYLYRHANRKPRSRRPWEWMTNSWMSLTSEQHRSHPIYAIVKDFVSPGVKHFTQSQVSHLWSDVEALHRIGILVRDLHVRNYMDGKLVDFSRAWTMYHTCLDRNPDTFNWLRVENARELLEGISSWLENTPLDLPVEIPPVLKRCVGWYGGDGEIGADPSKYDWQKWGDNLDMAKDFFEEDLYGPASEEESS, from the exons ATGTCGTCTCCATTTCACTTGGCGCTGCCTCCAATGGCACCCGCAGTGCCTCTTGCCCGTGTGCCGGGTCCAAAGCTGCAACATTTCACACCTACGGGCCAAGCCAACATAGAGTTCATCGA GGAACGACCGGACTACAAAGTCTGGAAGGTCAGCAGCGACGGTCATGGTCCATATGCCCTCAAGATG TTCCTGTTCCGTACGTGGGAGACACTGTCCGAAACCAGTGGCAAATATGCTGCTAGCCTTGCAAAGCCCGAGTTTTATGTGGATTACTTAACGCCTTTCAGCTGCGAATGCCGGGCGTACGGCAGGTCGAAGCAAGAAGGCCGGGAGGATCTTGCAGTGAAGAGCCACGGATATCTCTACCGACACGCGAACAGGAAACCGAGGTCACGGAGGCCATGGGAGTGGATGACGAACAGCTGGATGAGCCTGACA TCTGAGCAACACAGGAGTCATCCGATCTACGCCATCGTCAAAGATTTTGTTTCCCCAGGGGTCAAGCACTTCACCCAGTCGCAAGTATCACACTTGTGGAGCGACGTGGAAGCGCTTCACAGAATTGGAATTCTCGTCAGGGACCTGCACGTTCGCAACTACATGGATGGGAAGCTGGTGGACTTCAGCCGAGCATGGACGATGTACCATACCTGCCTCGACAGAAACCCCGACACATTTAACTGGTTGAGAGTGGAGAATGCTCGAGAGCTATTAGAAGGCATCTCCTCTTGGCTGGAAAACACACCTCTCGACTTGCCGGTCGAGATTCCACCGGTTTTGAAGCGCTGTGTGGGATGGTACGGCGGTGACGGCGAAATTGGGGCCGATCCCAGCAAATACGACTGGCAGAAATGGGGGGACAATTTGGACATGGCAAAAGACTtttttgaggaggatctTTATGGCCCGGCAAGCGAGGAGGAATCATCCTAG
- the LAP2_2 gene encoding Leucyl aminopeptidase yscIV (COG:O; EggNog:ENOG503NV3A; MEROPS:MER0001288) — protein sequence MKTATVSLFALALSATVSAGDGKGKGKDKTPKKPLVSSAKLQSYVNKRDLLNDANKLQSFAKAHGGNRAFGSGGHNATVDYIYNTLKRLNYYDVVKQPFTEIFSEGTATLTVGGADIPAAIMTYTPGGEVTANLVAVPNLGCTPTDYPAEVAGKIAFVSRGTCSFAEKSLSAKAAGAAGIVIYNNVAGSLAGTLGSPFQDYAPVVGISQEDAAPILEALSAGPVEASLDVDATVEQRVNYNVIAETKGGDHDNVLVVGGHSDSVSAGPGINDDGSGTIGILNVAKYLSNFSVKNAVRFAFFGAEEFGLLGSYFYVKSINSSETELAKIRAYLNFDMIASPNYILGIYDGDGSAYNLTGPPGSDVIEKDFEDFYKSKRSPSVPTEFSGRSDYAGFIQNGIPSGGLFTGAEVPKTEAEQKLFGGEAGVAYDINYHKVGDTVDNLNWKAFLINTQAIAHSVAKYATSWKGFPAVNLNERRWAGDRAKAMKRSLGVHGHGVHTHSGPCGGGDEI from the coding sequence ATGAAGACTGCCACCGTCTCCCTTTTCGCGctcgccctctccgccaCCGTCAGCGCTGGCgacggcaagggcaagggcaaggataAGACCCCCAAGAAGCCTCTGGTCAGCTCGGCCAAGCTCCAGTCCTACGTCAACAAGCGTGACCTTCTCAACGACGCCAACAAGCTCCAGTCGTTTGCCAAGGCTCACGGTGGTAACCGCGCTTTCGGTAGCGGCGGTCACAACGCCACTGTTGACTACATCTACAACACCCTCAAGCGCCTCAACTACTACGATGTCGTGAAGCAGCCCTTCACCGAGATCTTCTCCGAGGGTACCGCCACCCTCACTGTTGGCGGTGCCGATatccccgccgccatcatgaCCTACACCCCCGGCGGTGAGGTTACCGCCAACCTCGTTGCCGTTCCCAACCTTGGCTGCACTCCCACCGACTACCCCGCCGAGGTTGCCGGCAAGATCGCCTTTGTGTCCCGTGGCACTTGCTCCTTCGCTGAGAAGTCGCTGAGCGCCAAGGCTGCCGGTGCCGCCGgcatcgtcatctacaacaACGTTGCTGGCTCTCTTGCTGGCACCCTCGGCTCCCCCTTCCAGGACTACGCCCCTGTTGTGGGTATCAGCCAGGAGGACGCCGCCCCCATCCTCGAGGCCCTCTCTGCTGGGCCCGTCGAGGCTTCCCTCGACGTCGATGCCACCGTTGAGCAGCGTGTCAACTACAACGTCATCGCCGAGACCAAGGGCGGTGATCACGACAACGTCCTCGTCGTTGGTGGTCACTCCGATTCCGTTTCTGCCGGCCCCGGCATCAACGACGATGGTTCCGGTACCATTGGTATCCTGAACGTTGCCAAGTACCTCAGCAACTTCAGCGTCAAGAACGCCGTCCgcttcgccttcttcggcGCTGAGGAGTTCGGTCTCCTCGGCTCCTACTTCTACGTCAAGTCGATCAACAGCTCCGAGACCGAGTTGGCCAAGATCCGTGCCTACCTCAACTTCGACATGATCGCCTCCCCCAACTACATCCTCGGCATCTACGATGGTGATGGATCCGCCTACAACCTCACCGGTCCCCCCGGATCCGACGTCATCGAGAAGGACTTTGAGGACTTCTACAAGTCCAAGCGCTCCCCCTCGGTCCCCACCGAGTTCTCGGGCCGCTCCGACTACGCCGGCTTCATCCAGAACGGCATCCCCTCCGGCGGTCTCTTCACAGGTGCTGAGGTCCCCAAgaccgaggccgagcagaAGCTCTTCGGCGGTGAGGCTGGTGTCGCGTACGACATCAACTACCACAAGGTCGGCGACACTGTTGACAACCTCAACTGGAAGgccttcctcatcaacacccagGCCATTGCCCATTCGGTCGCCAAGTATGCCACCAGCTGGAAGGGCTTCCCCGCCGTCAACCTGAACGAGAGACGGTGGGCTGGCGACCGCGCCAAGGCCATGAAGCGCTCCCTCGGCGTCCACGGCCACGGTGTGCACACCCACTCCGGGCCttgcggcggtggtgatgagatctGA
- a CDS encoding hypothetical protein (MEROPS:MER0001991; COG:E; EggNog:ENOG503NWJF), which translates to MGQFQSAEVCTTPACIQAASHILENLAPNWKDMDPCTDFDKMVCHGFNQLHDSPTVGLFAQEKTNNRLLREILERPYEEATAVQPYVLRRRDNAAEHNFDMAHRAYAACMDSDAIEAAGVKPLMDLVNRINEQWPIEMDYADDLFDEADDTAGLHKVIAALTKLNVRTWNGAPDGARGNRKPDPIDQKKQRIIISIPDFSLNYFDSEGRAYLDSNKTSELKDQIAGAFRVVFPVSLNEETAKQLAGEIVEMEISMLREASKTAQDGGNSSTSANIFARGEGSGTTDPQEALKKTIIPLAELRSFAPVLGLDVLVRELVAGGSTPDAVVVLLPAIWSTFEQAVKKQRKIVVQSWLLWKVIKQFSANVESNELKNLDLGGDAGSNKYDTCVEHVDDSLRWILDQLFVRASYPELTRSAAAKMATNIREEMKVHVEKLSWMSEETRKRTVKKLDNMKLNIGFPEHDPDLRSSDDIAEFYSGVNITSSFFDNALEALRYQLVSDARMLSKPTSQSEWTSAYSHQTNAAYESTVNSIFMPAGVSRPPFFHPDLPEWALYGALGTVIGHEITHGLDSSGRQYDENALKTNWWDDKSVAEYAKRQQCFEDQYTKFELVGPDGKKYPGNGNRTVGENISDAGGLAVAYDAWIKERKSMPNTWDQGLPGLGDFTHEQLFFILYGNVWCDALTAQERVEKLRGNPIHAPNLHRILGGTANSRAFKEAFKCPKKEPECEIF; encoded by the exons ATGGGTCAGTTCCAGAGCGCCGAGGTGTGCACAACGCCGGCTTGCATACAGGCCGCTTCGCACATTCTCGAAAACCTGGCACCCAACTGGAAGGATATGGATCCCTGCACCGACTTTGACAAGA TGGTCTGCCACGGGTTCAACCAGCTGCACGACTCACCAACCGTTGGCTTGTTTGCCCAGGAGAAGACCAACAACAGGCTGCTCCGAGAAATTCTAGAGCGACCTTACGAAGAAGCAACAGCGGTCCAGCCTTATGTACTAAGACGCCGAGACAACGCCGCCGAACACAACTTTGACATGGCCCACCGAGCATATGCTGCCTGCATGGATTCGGACGCCATCGAGGCAGCAGGCGTCAAGCCGCTGATGGATCTTGTGAATCGCATCAACGAGCAGTGGCCCATCGAGATGGACTACGCCGATGACCTGTTCGATGAAGCAGACGACACAGCTGGCCTGCACAAGGTTATCGCTGCTTTGACCAAGCTCAACGTCCGCACGTGGAATGGTGCTCCGGATGGAGCGAGGGGTAATCGAAAGCCCGATCCGATTGACCAG AAGAAACAACGCATCATCATCTCGATTCCAGACTTCAGCCTCAACTACTTTGACAGCGAGGGCCGTGCTTATCTTGACTCAAACAAGACATCCGAACTCAAAGACCAGATCGCTGGTGCTTTCCGTGTTGTTTTCCCTGTTTCCTTGAATGAAGAGACAGCGAAGCAACTCGCAGGGGAGATCGTCGAGATGGAAATATCTATGTTGCGCGAGGCGTCTAAGACTGCCCAGGATGGAGGCAACTCTAGCACATCGGCCAACATCTTTGCTAGGGGCGAAGGCAGTGGAACGACAGACCCTCAGGAAGCACTGAAGAAA ACAATCATCCCGTTGGCGGAACTCCGCTCCTTTGCACCagtacttggccttgacgTGCTTGTTCGGGAGCTTGTTGCAGGAGGCTCCACACCCGACGCGGTTGTGGTATTACTTCCCGCGATTTGGTCAACGTTCGAACAAGCCGTCAAGAAACAGCGCAAGATTGTCGTTCAGTCTTGGTTACTCTGGAAGGTCATCAAGCAGTTCTCCGCCAACGTTGAGTCCAACGAGCTCAAGAACCTAGACCTTGGCGGCGATGCTGGGTCCAACAAATACGATACATGCGTCGAACATGTCGACGACTCTTTGAGGTGGATTCTTGACCAGCTCTTTGTCAGGGCAAGTTACCCAGAGCTCACTCGCTCGGCGGCAGCCAAGATGGCTACCAACATCCgcgaggagatgaaggtgCATGTGGAAAAGCTATCGTGGATGAGCGAGGAGACCAGGAAGCGAACCGTGAAGAAGCTGGATAACATGAAGCTGAACATTGGATTTCCCGAACATGATCCCGACCTCAGGTCATCTGACGACATTGCCGAGTTCTACAGTGGCGTGAACATCACCAGCTCGTTTTTCGACAACGCTTTGGAAGCACTGCGGTATCAACTAGTTAGCGACGCGCGGATGCTATCGaaacccacctcccaaaGCGAATGGACTTCGGCCTACAGCCACCAGACCAACGCCGCCTATGAGTCGACTGTTAACAGCATCTTCATGCCTGCCGGTGTGTCCAGGCCGCCTTTCTTCCACCCTGACCTGCCAGAATGGGCCTTGTACGGTGCACTGGGGACCGTCATCGGCCACGAGATCACCCACGGGCTGGACAGCAGCGGTCGTCAGTATGATGAGAACGCTCTCAAGACCAACTGGTGGGATGACAAGTCGGTGGCCGAATACGCCAAGCGCCAGCAGTGCTTCGAGGACCAGTACACCAAGTTTGAGCTGGTCGGCCCGGACGGCAAGAAGTACCCCGGAAACGGGAACAGGACGGTGGGCGAGAACATCTCCGATGCTGGCGGTCTCGCGGTGGCCTACGACGCCTGGATTAAGGAGCGCAAGTCTATGCCCAATACTTGGGACCAAGGGCTCCCTGGGCTGGGCGACTTCACCCACGAGCAGCTCTTTTTCATTTTGTACGGCAACGTGTGGTGTGACGCCCTGACGGCACAGGAAAGGGTTGAAAAGCTGAGAGGGAACCCGATCCATGCCCCGAACCTCCACAGAATCCTGGGTGGTACCGCCAACTCCCGGGCTTTCAAGGAGGCATTCAAGTGCCCCAAAAAGGAGCCAGAGTGCGAGATCTTTTAG
- the BTN1 gene encoding battenin CLN3 protein (COG:U; BUSCO:EOG09263C1V; EggNog:ENOG503NUKN), which yields MNSRSPSSSGLLPLPFPGTPSSSWRLYRARLSAFMRDPNTSVLVAFWLFGLINNILYVLLLTAAQDLVGPSIPKALVLLADVMPSFLTKLVAPYFIHLVPYSIRILVFVALSSGGMLLVALTPNTQSVGVKMVGVIIASISSGGGELSFLGLTHYYGVNSLAAWGSGTGAAGLVGAGLYVLMTDWLGMSVKNSLLVSALMPGVMLLSFFVILPRERIKQQTGTTGYEPLPGLDRDDSPESEREIDASAASAALLSEPGPSSVTAYHNNHPGDKSASFWVNLRRAKSLFWPYMLPLLLVYVAEYTINQGVAPTLLFPLEQSPFNEYRSFYPFYGFLYQLGVFISRSSTPWFRIHHLYFPSLLQVGNLVLLTLHALLNFIPSVYLVFVVIFWEGLLGGAVYVNTFAEIMDNVPVEDREFSLGATSVSDSGGICIAGFIGMAMEVWLCDWQVQRGRDYCRRVEVS from the exons ATGAATTCCcgctcgccctcctcctcggggcTGCTCCCCCTGCCGTTTCCCGGcaccccgtcctcctcatgGCGCCTTTACCGTGCCCGGCTGTCTGCATTCATGCGCGATCCCAATACCTCGGTTTTGGTGGCATTTTGGTTGTTTG GCCTaatcaacaacatcctctACGTTCTCCTGCTGACCGCAGCCCAAGACCTCGTCGGCCCGTCCATCCCCAAAGCTCTCGTCCTGCTGGCAGACGTGATGCCCTCCTTTCTGACAAAACTCGTCGCGCCGTATTTCATCCACCTCGTGCCGTACTCGATCCGCATATTGGTGTTTGTGGCGTTGTCATCGGGGGGCATGCTACTGGTGGCACTCACTCCAAACACGCAGTCTGTCGGGGTCAAAATGGTCGGCGTGATAATAGCCAGTATCAGCTCCGGCGGAGGAGAACTCAGTTTCCTGGGGTTGACGCACTATTACGGCGTCAACAGCCTTGCGGCCTGGGGAAGCGGGACGGGAGCGGCGGGTTTGGTCGGGGCAGGTTTGTACGTCCTGATGACTGACTGGCTGGGTATGTCTGTCAAAAACAGCTTGCTAGTCAGCGCGCTGATGCCCGGGGTCATgctgttgtctttttttgtcATCCTTCCTAGAGAGAGGATAAAGCAGCAAACTGGAACAACAGGATATGAACCACTCCCCGGTCTCGACAGAGATGACTCGCCAGAAAGTGAACGCGAAATCGATGCCTCTGCTGCATCAGCAGCCCTTCTCTCTGAACCCGGCCCGTCATCCGTCACAGcctaccacaacaaccaccccggCGACAAATCCGCCTCATTCTGGGTCAATCTCCGCCGCGCCAAGTCACTCTTCTGGCCTTACATGCTTCCACTGCTGCTCGTCTACGTAGCAGAGTACACCATCAACCAAGGCGTCGCACCCAccctccttttcccgctTGAGCAATCTCCCTTCAACGAGTACCGCTCTTTCTACCCCTTTTACGGCTTCTTGTATCAGCTAGGCGTGTTCATCTCCCGCTCTTCGACGCCGTGGTTCAGGATACACCACCTCTACTTCCCGTCGCTCCTTCAAGTCGGAAATCTGGTGTTGCTTACGCTGCATGCGTTGCTCAACTTTATCCCGTCTGTCTACCTGGTGTTTGTCGTCATCTTTTGGGAGGGGCTGTTGGGAGGGGCGGTGTATGTGAATACGTTTGCCGAGATTATGGACAACGTCCCTGTAGAGGACAGAGAGTTCAGTCTGGGCGCCACGTCGGTCAGCGACAGTGGGGGCATATGCATCGCCGGGTTTATTGGTATGGCGATGGAGGTGTGGCTTTGCGACTGGCAGGTGCAGCGGGGGAGGGACTATTGTCGCCGGGTGGAGGTGAGCTGA
- a CDS encoding hypothetical protein (EggNog:ENOG503NV2E; COG:S), whose product MRRAPLSRISVYSTHRNLSRSCPALSAKPAASDPSNPTSDTSPKSNDEKELGPLTRRLQEATEEALLEGGRAGRRAVLEDAGFSEELKAKLLNKLADAKFQGEYSAAASVLAHSKIPDSAGLGTRSIAAAQPWTGTESTEDAVLRMLNDAHKPLAPGLRGKSKIVPEPVDMRFKTRSNVSAGQRAAEARDKASLYTSLSGDKQKDVGLSDEEREAMKREFRERFTPGARAMPNTITGLAALANERIENAIARGQFKHIPRGKGVERDTRADNPFIDTTEYIMNKMIKRQDLVPPWIEKQQELLKTATNFRLAIRTNWKRHMARMISAKGGSLEEKLRRAREYARAEEVHNPRRKRKVEEMSVSTNSTDDPVMVKMRQQAASDATPVTEGVKESTEENMPVGRPFRDPAWEAAERSYMELAITNLNTITRSYNLMAPELAKKPYFSLERELNSCFADVALQVAEEIKARATAPAKSIVDYNFLGSGKPLQRGGLRGTFGMGEQSRVWERNEPRYGFKEFWKDLFKKDK is encoded by the coding sequence ATGCGACGAGCTCCTCTTTCGAGAATTTCCGTCTATTCTACCCACCGCAATCTCTCAAGATCCTGCCCCGCCCTATCTGCCAAACCCGCTGCCAGCGACCCCTCGAATCCTACCTCAGATACCTCTCCGAAATCCAATGACGAAAAAGAACTCGGCCCCCTGACACGTCGCCTTCAAGAGGCAACCGAAGAGGCCCTGTTGGAGGGAGGGCGAGCCGGCCGTCGCGCTGTGCTCGAAGATGCCGGATTCTCCGAAGAACTCAAAGCCAAACTGCTGAACAAACTGGCCGATGCCAAATTCCAAGGAGAATACTCAGCCGCCGCCTCGGTTCTTGCCCACTCGAAAATACCCGATTCCGCCGGTCTAGGTACAAGATCCATCGCCGCAGCGCAGCCCTGGACAGGCACCGAATCGACCGAAGATGCTGTGTTACGAATGCTCAACGACGCCCACAAGCCATTGGCCCCCGGGCTTCGAGGTAAAAGCAAAATTGTCCCCGAGCCAGTTGACATGCGATTTAAAACAAGATCAAATGTCAGCGCTGGGCAAAGAGCAGCCGAGGCGAGGGACAAGGCTTCCTTGTACACCTCTCTCTCAGGGGACAAACAAAAGGATGTTGGGTTGAGCGATGAAGAAAGAGAAGCTATGAAGCGGGAATTCAGGGAGCGCTTTACTCCCGGGGCACGAGCTAtgcccaacaccatcaccgggCTTGCGGCTTTGGCTAATGAGCGCATCGAAAACGCCATTGCCAGAGGGCAGTTCAAACACATCCCGAGAGGCAAGGGAGTCGAAAGAGACACGAGGGCGGATAATCCGTTTATCGATACGACAGAATACATAATGAACAAGATGATCAAACGACAAGACCTTGTTCCGCCGTGGAtagaaaaacaacaagagTTGCTAAAGACGGCTACAAATTTCAGGTTGGCAATACGGACTAATTGGAAAAGGCACATGGCGCGCATGATATCTGCCAAGGGAGGCAGTttggaggagaagttgagACGGGCGAGGGAGTACGCAAGAGCAGAAGAGGTGCACAACccaaggagaaagagaaaggtgGAAGAGATGAGTGTGTCGACGAACTCGACGGATGAtccggtgatggtgaagatgaggCAGCAGGCTGCTTCGGATGCCACACCGGTGACTGAGGGAGTAAAAGAATCGACGGAAGAAAACATGCCCGTCGGCCGGCCATTCCGAGATCCGGCTTGGGAAGCAGCCGAGAGGTCATACATGGAgctcgccatcaccaacctaAACACTATCACCAGGTCATACAACTTGATGGCGCCGGAGCTCGCCAAGAAGCCGTATTTCTCGCTGGAAAGAGAACTCAACAGCTGTTTCGCGGATGTGGCGCTGCAGGTGGCGGAGGAAATCAAGGCGAGGGCAACAGCGCCGGCAAAGTCAATAGTCGATTATAACTTTCTTGGTAGCGGAAAGCCACTACAGAGAGGGGGGCTTAGGGGGACCTTTGGAATGGGCGAACAGAGCCGGGTGTGGGAGCGTAATGAACCGAGGTATGGGTTCAAGGAGTTTTGGAAAGATTTgttcaagaaggacaagTAG
- a CDS encoding hypothetical protein (EggNog:ENOG503NUNI; COG:S), translating to MAALKSLGHRAFRESGLQSVYTTGLDAYLIILSRSCRMFAYGASSLILALFFAELQFSDYQIGLFMSLTLLGDVILSLCLTLVADHVGRRRTLFLGSILMICSGTTFALCENYFVLLAAAVVGVISATGGDFGPFRAIEESTVSELTNPDTRADVLVWYVTTASLGSAVGTTTSGRIIDWLSAREGWTLLDAYHGCFWLYAIMGLTNMACSAMLSERCELKKKAPEGGSGEIAPLLQETTDDGVAKPKEKASWVSQISRETLAIVGVLWFLLMVDSLADGMVSMSLTTYYMDKKFHLPKSTLGDMLSTSYILSSVTNIFAGPLARYIGLVNTMVFTHIPSSTAVLLFPLPKTVSLTFALLLLRVGLNNMDQAPRAALIAAVVKPEERTAVMGITGMLRTLASTTGPSITGVLAGNNRFWVAYVVAGALRLAYDLGLFALFINIKLHKHEPAGEPTGEERREADEEEPLPTLTSI from the exons ATGGCCGCCCTCAAGTCCCTGGGCCACCGCGCTTTTCGCGAATCTGGCCTGCAGTCAGTTTACACCACCGGCCTCGATGCttacctcatcatcctctcccgAAGCTGCCGCATGTTCGCCTACGGTGCCAGCAGCTTGATCCTCGCTCTGTTCTTTGCCGAGCTTCAGTTTTCCGACTACCAGATTGGACTGTTTATGAGTTTGACGCTGCTGGGGGATGTCATCTTGTCACTGTGCTTGACGCTCGTGGCTGACCatgttgggaggaggaggacattGTTCTTGGGGTCTATACTGATGATCTGTTCGGGGACTACGTTTGCTCTCTGCGAGAACTATTTCGTTCttctcgccgccgccgttgttggtgtaATCAGTGCCACGGGAGGTGATTTTGGACCGTTCAGGGCAATTGAAGAGTCGACCGTTTCCGaactcaccaaccccgacacAAGAGCCGACGTGCTGGTTTGGTAtgtcaccaccgccagcctGGGATCAGCAGTGGGGACTACGACATCGGGACGCATTATTGACTGGCTCAGTGCAAGAGAGGGATGGACGCTTCTAGATGCCTACCACGGGTGCTTCTGGCTGTACGCTATTATGGGACTGACAAATATGGCCTGCAGTGCCATGCTGTCAGAAAGATGCGAGCTCAAAAAGAAGGCTCCAGAGGGTGGCAGTGGGGAAATAGCGCCACTGCTTCAGGAGACAACGGATGACGGTGTtgccaagcccaaggagaaggcaaGCTGGGTCTCCCAGATATCTAGGGAAACACTGGCCATTGTGGGCGTCTTGTGGTTCTTGCTGATGGTGGACTCGCTCGCCGATGGCATGGTCAGCATGTCCCTGACGACCTATTACATGGACAAGAAGTTTCACCTGCCCAAGTCGACGCTCGGCGATATGCTGTCGACCTCTTACATTCTGTCGTCTGTCACCAACATTTTTGCCGGCCCGCTGGCGCGGTATATCGGCCTCGTCAACACGATGGTTTTTACACATATCCCGTCCTCCACCGCTGTCTTGCTGTTCCCGCTGCCAAAGACCGTTTCCCTGACCTTtgctctcctgctcctcagAGTCGGCCTGAACAACATGGATCAGGCACCTCGGGCAGCGCTCATCGCGGCCGTGGTGAAACCAGAAGAAAGAACTGCCGTCATGGGCATAACGGGCATGCTGCGGACCCTGGCTTCCACCACAGGTCCAAGCATCACGGGCGTCCTCGCCGGCAACAACCGATTCTGGGTCGCCTATGTTGTCGCTGGTGCGTTGCGTTTGGCGTATGATCTTGGCTTGTTTGCCCTGTTTATCAATATCAAGCTTCACAAACATGAGCCAGCCGGTGAGCCCACaggcgaggagaggagagaagcTGACGAAGAGGAACCCTTG CCGACTCTCACCTCAATATAA